The genomic stretch CTTTATCGCCCTGTTCAATCATATTGAAATCGTTAATCGCATGACCCACGGCGTGGCGCAGGCGTTTGTGCAGTTTGTTGGCTTCGTGTTCGTGTTTGGGTTTATTGGACATAATGGTGTGTTGGCAACGTAAAGTGCGGGATTGTAACGCAATGTAGGCTGATTTTATAGCAGGTAAAGTATCGGCCCGGCAGCTGAAAGTATGCAAAGAATACGGTACACTGCGTTTCGTTTTAAACAAAAAGCAGAGAAAGGAAACGAATGTTTGCAAATCGAGTGTTGGCCCTGTTGGCTGCCGTGTGGTTTGGCGCATACCTTTTGGCCGGCTACGGCGTGGCGCCGCTATTGTTTCAATCTCTGCCCAAAGAGCAGGCCGGTAGCCTGGCCGGTGTGCTGTTTAGCGCAGTGAACTATATCGGGCTGTTTGTGTGGGCCATCATTTATTTGGCCGGCCTCTCGGCACAGAAACGCAGCTACGGCCAACGCAGCAAACTCAGCTCGCGCACCGTCGCGCTCACCTGGCTGCTGCTGGCAATCTCGCAATTTGTGCTGGTGCCACTTATCCGTGCTTTGCGCAGCGGGCAGACGCATTGGCTATCCAACTTGCTCGGCGGCAAGCTGGCTTTCTGGCACAACATGTCCAGCAGCCTGTATGTGCTCATCAGCCTGCTGGGACTGTTTTTAATCATGCGCCTGCTGCGTTTCGAGTGGCAATAAATCGGGCTGAAAAGGCTACCTGAAATTTTTCAGGTAGCCTTTTACCGCTTGCCGCCCTATTCCCGCACTTATACAATGCGCCCATCCCAACCCTTCAAAAATAAAGGAAACCCCCATGTTGGCCAAACAATTCCTCGACGAACTTGCCGGAAAAATCGGCAGCGCCATCGCTGAAAGCCCGGTGAAAGACGTGGAAAAAAACGTGAAAACCCTGCTCGGCAGCACATTCAGCAAGCTTGATTTGGTAACGCGCGAAGAATTCAACATCCAACAGCAGGTGCTCGTCAAAACCCGCGAAAAACTGGCCGCCTTAGAAGCGCGCCTGGCCAAGCTGGAAGCCAACGCTCCGGCCGCCCTACCCAACCCTTCCGAACAGCAATAGGAAACGCGGCATGAGTTTGGCGGTGGTATACAGCCGGGCGCTCAGCGGCATGGCCGCGCCCTTGGTGGAAGTGGAAGCCCACTTGGCCAACGGCCTGCCCGCATTCAATATTGTCGGCCTGCCCGACACTGAAGTGAAAGAAAGCCGCGACCGCGTGCGTGCCGCCATCATACAGAGCGGCTTCGACTTCCCCGCCAAAAAAATCACTGTAAACCTCGCCCCGGCAGATTTGCCCAAAGAATCCGGCCGTTTCGACCTGCCGATTGCCGTGGGCATCCTCGCCGCCTCCGGCCAAATCGCCATTTCGCCCGAAGAATTGGCCAAATACGAACTGGCTGGCGAACTGGCTTTGTCCGGACTGCTGCGCCCGGTGCGCGGTGCACTGGCCATGGTGTGGCAGAGCACGCAGGCGCGGCGTCGTTTTATTTTGCCGCAAGAGAGCGCCGAGCAAGCCGCGCTGATTGAACGCGCCGAAGTGTTGGCAGCCGAAAGCCTGGTGGCCGTAGCCGCCCACCTCAACGGTATCGCCGCCCTACCCCGTTGCCAAGCCAGCATCGATTCAGCCGAAGAAGCACCCTCTCCCGACCTGCAAGACGTAAAAGGCCAGCACACCGCGCGGCTCGCGCTTGAAATTGCCGCTGCCGGCGGCCACAGCATTCTGATGAGCGGCCCGCCAGGCACCGGAAAATCCATGCTGGCGCAACGCCTGCCCGGCATCCTGCCGCCGCTCTCCGACGACGAAATCACCGAAACCTGGGCACTGCGTTCGCTGCTGCCCCAGCAGCACAGTTTCTCCCGCCGCCGACCCTTCCGTTCGCCGCACCACAGCGCCAGCGCCGCCGCCATGGTGGGCGGCGGTTCCGACCCCAAGCCCGGCGAAATTTCCCTGGCGCACAACGGCGTATTGTTCCTCGACGAATTGCCCGAGTTCGACCGCAAGGTGCTGGAAATGCTGCGCGAACCGCTGGAAAACGGCCTTATCCACATTTCCCGCGCCAGCCGCCAAGCCACCTATCCCGCCCGCTTCCAGCTAGTGGCTGCCATGAATCCCTGTCCATGCGGCTTCCTCGGCCATCCCGCCAAACCCTGCCGCTGCACGCCCGAAAGCATTGCCCGTTATCGCGGCAAAATTTCCGGCCCGCTCTTGGACAGGATTGATTTGATTATTGAAGTGCCCGCCCTCTCCGCCGCCGAGCTCACTCAAGCCACACCCGGCGAACCCAGCGCTGCCGTACGGGAACGCGTGCTGGCCGCGCGCGAACGCCAACAGCAGCGGCAAGGCAAAAGCAATGCCTTGCTCAACGTAACCGAACTGGACGAGCTGGCCGCCATCGAGCCCGAAGCCAAAGCAGCCCTCTCCGCCGTGTTGGAAAAACTCTCGCTTTCCGCCCGCAGCTACCACCGCATCCTGCGCATCGCCCGCACCCTGGCCGACTTGGCCGGCAGCGACACCGTAAACCAGCGCCACGTCATGCAGGCCGTGAGCTTCCGCCGCACCCCGTCTTAAAATAAGGCTACCTGAAACATTTCAGGTAGCCTTTACCATTCCGCCCTAGCGTTCGCTCAAGTTCAAATAATGCCGGCTGCCACGCATATTGGCGATGGCGTGCAGCAGCAGTTGGAAATGGTCGGGGTTGTTCACAAAATCCAGCTCTTCGGTATTGGCAATCAGCAGTGGGGCGCGGTCGTAGAGGTAGAAATAGCGGTGGTATTCCTCGTGCACCTGCTGCAGGTAGCCGGGCGGAAACAGGTTGATGTGGTTGTCGCCCCGGCTGCGCAGCTGCGCTTCGGCGGCACCGGCGCTGGTTTGCAGGTAAATCACCAAATCAGGCACGGGAATTTCAGGCATGATTTTTTGCTTGAGCTGCCAATACAGCGCCTGCTCGTCTTCACGCAGGATGGTGGGCACGAAAATCTGGTCTTTTTCCAATAAGAAATCACTCACCACACGCTGCATGCTGTGGTTGGCATTGCCGATTTCGTCGGCGGCCGCAATGAGGTTGAGCGTTTCGGTGCGGCGCAGCAGGAAGTAGAGCTCGGTGGCCAGGCCGTGGTTGGCGGCGTTGAGGTAGAACTGCTCCAAAAACGGGTTTTGCTCGGGCTGCTCGCTGATGAGGGTGCAGCCGAAATGTTCGGCCAGCTTGCGGCTGAGCGGGGATTTGCCGCTGCCGATGGGGCCTTCCACAACGATGTAGCGGTAGTCTGCCTGCATGGTCTCTCCTTGGAATGTTTCAGGTAGCCTTTCGGGGGTCAGGCAGCCGATTAAAGGCTACCTGAAAACTTAACTCTCTGTTCCATCTAAACGTTGCACGCCTTCATTACCCAGAGCAGCGGCCAGCTCGGCAGCGGTGGCGGTTTGGCCGGGCAGGATGTGCTGCGGGGCGATTTCGGCCAGGGGAATCATCACGAAGCCGCGTTGATGGGCGCGCGGGTGGGGCAGCTGCAAAGCGGGGCTGTCGAGCGTTTGGCCGGCGTAGTCGATTAAATCCAAATCCAGCGTACGCGGGGCATTGCGGAAACTGCGCACGCGGCCGGCGGTGGCTTCGGTTTGGTGCAGCAGGGCAAGCAGTTCGACAGCGGGCAAATCGGTGGCCAGCAGCACAGCAGCGTTAATGAAGTCAGGCTGGTCGGCATAGCCCACCGGTGCGGTGCGGTAAAACGAGGAAGTGGCCAGCACCTGCACTTGCAGATGTGCGGCCAGCGCGGCCAGGGCGTTTTGCAGCTGAGAAACGGGCTGTTCGAGATTGCTACCCAAGGCAATAATGGCTTGCTTCATTTGGTGTTTTTAATCATGGAGTGATTGGAATTGGGGCTACCTGAAAACGGAGTCGTCGGGCTTTTCAGGTAGCCTTTGAATGAGGTGTCGGATTCGAGGATCCGACCTATGGCTGCTTCAACCCAATGCCACCTATTCAGCCGCACCCTTATCTACCGCGTCTGTTTTCTTCTTGCGCCGGCGGCGGCGTTTTTTGGCCGGGGCGTCGCTGCTGTCGGGGCGTTGTTCGGCGGCTTGAATCATCTGTTTGCGCTGTTCTTCATCGGCTTCTTGGAAAGCTGTCCACCAGTCGGCAATACCCTGCTCTACTTCGCCGGCACGGGCGCGCAGCAGCAGGAAATCGTAGGCGGCGCGGAAGCGGGGCTGGGCAAGCAGGCGGAAGGGGCGGGCACCGCGCTGGTGCTCAAACTGGGGCTGGAGCTGCCAGATTTCGCGCATCGAGGCGGTGAAACGGTGCGGCACGCCCCAGCCTTTTTCCATGTGGGCACGGGTTTCGGCCACGGCGGCGCTGAGTGCGGGCATGGTTCTGAGCCCGCCAGCCTGAGCGCGCTGCCAGGCCTCGCGCACCTGCGGCCACAATACGGCGGCTAACACAAAGCCCACGGATACGCCTTGGTCGGCGCGCAGGCGGCTGTCGGTGCTGTTGAGGGCAAGTGCCACCATGCCGCACCCCTGGTTTTCAGGTAGCCTTTCCAAGGTGCAGGCAAGCAGGGGGTGCACGCTTTGGCCATCCATGCCCAGAGCCTGCATCTGTTTGAGGCAGTCGATGGCCGCGCCGGAAAACAAGAGCTTCATCACTTCATCGAACAGGCGCGCCAGCGGCTCTTTGGGCAACAGGTGCAGGCATTCGGCAATCGGCGCGGCGGTGTCGTGGGCTACCTGAAAACCGAGTTTGCCCGAAAGCCGGGCGGCGCGCAGCATGCGCACCGGGTCTTCCTGATAGCGCGCACGGGTGTCGCCAATCATCACCAGCCGTTTGGCGCGGATGTCGGCCACGCCGTGGTGGAAATCGGTGATTTCCCCGCGTGCGGGGTTGTAATACAGAGCGTTGCAGGTGAAATCGCGGCGGGCGGCATCTTGCTCCATGCTGCCGTAGCTGTTGTCTTGCATGATGCGGCCGTGTTCGTTTTGCCGCGCGGGGCGGTTGCCGCCGCGGAAGGTGGTGACTTCAATCGTTTCCGGCCCCACCATCACGTGCACAATCTGAAAGCGGCGGCCGATGATGCGGCTGCGGCGGAATACTTTGCGCACTTCTTCGGGGCGGGCGTTGGTGGCCACGTCGAAGTCTTTCGGCTCAATGCCCAAGAGCAAATCGCGCACCGCGCCGCCCACTATATAAGCCTCAAACCCGGCCTGCTGCAACCGCGACACCACCTTTTCCGCCGCATAGCTGATCCCGTCCGGCGTGATGCCGTGTTCGTTTTGCGGCAGCACCTGTTTGTGTGAATATGTTGCGGCGGCTTCAGGTTTGCCCGGCAGGATTTTGCGCAGCCATCTAGTCAGCATAGGGGGGTATTCTCTTCTTGTTTTTCAGGTAGCCTGCGGTGTGCGCGCAGGCGCGTGCTTAAGATAAAGTGCGCAGTATAACCTTTCGCCGCAACGGCTGCCAAACCAAGCGCTTTCCGTTATAATCGCCACTACCTCACACCACAGAAAAACACACCATGTATAACTACCAATCCGACGCCACCCAGTTCCTGCAAAAATACATCGAAGAACACCCCGAAGAGCAAGAACGCCGCCTCCAAAACCGCGGCCTGTTGTGGGATGTCGAGCTCAACCCAGAAGAGCAGGTCGATTTCGCCGCCGGCAAAGTCGCCAAAAAACCCTACACCTACTATTCCTACTAAATCCCGCGCCGCGCCATGACCGCAGCCACCGACCATCTGCCCCCCGGCCTTGCAGGCTACTTGAAAAGCATCAACCCGCCCGAAGCAGAAGTGTTGCAACACCTGCGCCAAACCACCGCGCAGCACCGCATGGGCAAAATGCACCTGGCCGCCGAGCAAGTCCAACTCCTCGCCTTTCTCGTGCAGCTCATCCGCGCCGAGCGCTGCCTCGAAATCGGCGTGTTCACCGGCTACAGCAGCACCGCCGTCGCCCTCGCCCTGCCCGAACACGGCCGCCTCACCGCCTGCGACATCAACATCACCTACACCAACACCGCGCGCCGCTTCTGGCGCGAAGCCGGCGTGGAACACAAAATCGAGCTCCACCTCCAGCCCGCCCTCATCACGCTCAACCAACTCATCGAACAAGGCCGCAGCGGCAGCTACGATTTCGCCCTGATCGATGCCGACAAACCGCCCACCGCCCACTACTACGAACGCTGCCTCACCCTGCTGCGCCCCGGTGGCCTTATTGCCATCGACAACCTCCTGCTCGGCGGCCGCGTGTATCAGGCAAACGCCGAGTCCGCTCCCGAATCTATCGAGCGCATCCGCGCCTTCAACCAATCCCTGCAAACAGATTCCCGCGTCGCCGCCCTCACCCTGCCCCTGGGCGACGGCCTTACACTGCTGCGCAAACGTCATCCCGAGGAAACCCCATGCGCCTGATTATTCCAGCTGTCCTCTGCGGCCTCGCTGCTTGTACCGCTCTCCCCCCCACACGACCATCCGCCGCCGGCAGCCCCCAACCCTCGCAGCGCATCGTAACCGAACTTACCGCCCACAACCAGCAAATCAGCCAGCTGCAACAACAAATTGTCGAACTACGCGGCCAAATCAGCGAACTGCAACAACGCCAGCAGCAGCTCGCTCAGCTCCTCGATGCTCGAGCCGCCTCCCGCCGCAGCACCAGCCACAGCAGTGCCGAGCCTGCCACCACTCCGGCTGAAAACCCGCAAGAGCAAGCCTATCAACAAGCCCTGCAACTCTATCGCAGCGGCCTCTACAGCCAGGCCCTACAGCAGCTGCGCTTCGCCGAACGCAGCGGCAGCGGCGGCCGCACCGAGCAAAACGCCCTCTTCCTGCTCATGCAGAGCCACGAAAAAC from Eikenella exigua encodes the following:
- a CDS encoding DUF4149 domain-containing protein, which produces MFANRVLALLAAVWFGAYLLAGYGVAPLLFQSLPKEQAGSLAGVLFSAVNYIGLFVWAIIYLAGLSAQKRSYGQRSKLSSRTVALTWLLLAISQFVLVPLIRALRSGQTHWLSNLLGGKLAFWHNMSSSLYVLISLLGLFLIMRLLRFEWQ
- a CDS encoding accessory factor UbiK family protein — its product is MLAKQFLDELAGKIGSAIAESPVKDVEKNVKTLLGSTFSKLDLVTREEFNIQQQVLVKTREKLAALEARLAKLEANAPAALPNPSEQQ
- a CDS encoding YifB family Mg chelatase-like AAA ATPase translates to MSLAVVYSRALSGMAAPLVEVEAHLANGLPAFNIVGLPDTEVKESRDRVRAAIIQSGFDFPAKKITVNLAPADLPKESGRFDLPIAVGILAASGQIAISPEELAKYELAGELALSGLLRPVRGALAMVWQSTQARRRFILPQESAEQAALIERAEVLAAESLVAVAAHLNGIAALPRCQASIDSAEEAPSPDLQDVKGQHTARLALEIAAAGGHSILMSGPPGTGKSMLAQRLPGILPPLSDDEITETWALRSLLPQQHSFSRRRPFRSPHHSASAAAMVGGGSDPKPGEISLAHNGVLFLDELPEFDRKVLEMLREPLENGLIHISRASRQATYPARFQLVAAMNPCPCGFLGHPAKPCRCTPESIARYRGKISGPLLDRIDLIIEVPALSAAELTQATPGEPSAAVRERVLAARERQQQRQGKSNALLNVTELDELAAIEPEAKAALSAVLEKLSLSARSYHRILRIARTLADLAGSDTVNQRHVMQAVSFRRTPS
- a CDS encoding deoxynucleoside kinase; translation: MQADYRYIVVEGPIGSGKSPLSRKLAEHFGCTLISEQPEQNPFLEQFYLNAANHGLATELYFLLRRTETLNLIAAADEIGNANHSMQRVVSDFLLEKDQIFVPTILREDEQALYWQLKQKIMPEIPVPDLVIYLQTSAGAAEAQLRSRGDNHINLFPPGYLQQVHEEYHRYFYLYDRAPLLIANTEELDFVNNPDHFQLLLHAIANMRGSRHYLNLSER
- the folK gene encoding 2-amino-4-hydroxy-6-hydroxymethyldihydropteridine diphosphokinase; this translates as MKQAIIALGSNLEQPVSQLQNALAALAAHLQVQVLATSSFYRTAPVGYADQPDFINAAVLLATDLPAVELLALLHQTEATAGRVRSFRNAPRTLDLDLIDYAGQTLDSPALQLPHPRAHQRGFVMIPLAEIAPQHILPGQTATAAELAAALGNEGVQRLDGTES
- the pcnB gene encoding polynucleotide adenylyltransferase PcnB — encoded protein: MLTRWLRKILPGKPEAAATYSHKQVLPQNEHGITPDGISYAAEKVVSRLQQAGFEAYIVGGAVRDLLLGIEPKDFDVATNARPEEVRKVFRRSRIIGRRFQIVHVMVGPETIEVTTFRGGNRPARQNEHGRIMQDNSYGSMEQDAARRDFTCNALYYNPARGEITDFHHGVADIRAKRLVMIGDTRARYQEDPVRMLRAARLSGKLGFQVAHDTAAPIAECLHLLPKEPLARLFDEVMKLLFSGAAIDCLKQMQALGMDGQSVHPLLACTLERLPENQGCGMVALALNSTDSRLRADQGVSVGFVLAAVLWPQVREAWQRAQAGGLRTMPALSAAVAETRAHMEKGWGVPHRFTASMREIWQLQPQFEHQRGARPFRLLAQPRFRAAYDFLLLRARAGEVEQGIADWWTAFQEADEEQRKQMIQAAEQRPDSSDAPAKKRRRRRKKKTDAVDKGAAE
- a CDS encoding DUF3460 family protein — translated: MYNYQSDATQFLQKYIEEHPEEQERRLQNRGLLWDVELNPEEQVDFAAGKVAKKPYTYYSY
- a CDS encoding O-methyltransferase, whose product is MTAATDHLPPGLAGYLKSINPPEAEVLQHLRQTTAQHRMGKMHLAAEQVQLLAFLVQLIRAERCLEIGVFTGYSSTAVALALPEHGRLTACDINITYTNTARRFWREAGVEHKIELHLQPALITLNQLIEQGRSGSYDFALIDADKPPTAHYYERCLTLLRPGGLIAIDNLLLGGRVYQANAESAPESIERIRAFNQSLQTDSRVAALTLPLGDGLTLLRKRHPEETPCA
- a CDS encoding tetratricopeptide repeat protein; translation: MRLIIPAVLCGLAACTALPPTRPSAAGSPQPSQRIVTELTAHNQQISQLQQQIVELRGQISELQQRQQQLAQLLDARAASRRSTSHSSAEPATTPAENPQEQAYQQALQLYRSGLYSQALQQLRFAERSGSGGRTEQNALFLLMQSHEKLRNCESVILTGQRFAARFAANPKAAEALYSVGHCQWGMQQRDIARATWRKLMQTYPNSPAAHRANQRIQNNR